The following proteins are co-located in the Salvelinus fontinalis isolate EN_2023a chromosome 41, ASM2944872v1, whole genome shotgun sequence genome:
- the LOC129840697 gene encoding thymosin beta-11 has translation MSDKPNLEEVASFDKTKLKKTETQEKNPLPTKETIEQEKQASS, from the exons ATGTCTGACAAGCCAAATCTCGAGGAGGTCGCCAGCTTCGACAAGACCAAGCTGAAAAAGACCGAGACGCAGGAGAAGAATCCGCTGCCGACTAAAGAAA ccATTGAACAGGAGAAGCAGGCGTCATCGTGA
- the LOC129840692 gene encoding ribose-phosphate pyrophosphokinase 2 isoform X2 → MELLIMINACKIASSSRVTAVIPCFPYARQDKKDKSRAPISAKLVANMLSVAGADHIITMDLHASQIQGFFDIAVDNLYAEPAVLQWIRENIPEWKNSCIVSPDAGGAKRVTSIADRLNVEFALIHKERKKANEVDRMVLVGDVKDRVAILVDDMADTCGTICKAAEKLIDAGAIKVYAILTHGIFSGPAIARINDAPFEAVVVTNTIPQEEKMKSCPKIQIIDIAMILAEAIRRTHNGESVSYLFSHVPL, encoded by the exons ATGGAGCTGCTGATCATGATCAACGCGTGTAAGATCGCCTCGTCGTCCCGCGTCACCGCCGTCATCCCCTGCTTCCCCTACGCCCGGCAGGACAAAAAAGACAAG AGTCGTGCTCCGATCTCAGCCAAGCTGGTGGCCAACATGCTGTCTGTAGCCGGCGCCGACCACATCATCACTATGGACCTCCACGCCTCGCAGATCCAG GGATTCTTCGACATCGCCGTGGACAACCTGTATGCAGAGCCCGCGGTCCTCCAGTGGATCCGGGAGAACATTCCAGAGTGGAAGAACAGCTGCATTGTGTCCCCTGACGCTGGAGGAGCCAAACG AGTGACCTCCATCGCTGACCGCCTGAATGTGGAGTTTGCCCTCATCCACAAAGAGAGGAAGAAGGCCAACGAGGTGGACCGCATGGTCCTGGTCGGAGACGTGAAGGACCGCGTGGCCATCCTGGTCGACGACATGGCCGACACCTGCGGTACCATCTGCAAAGCTGCTGAGAA ATTGATTGATGCCGGTGCGATCAAGGTCTACGCTATCCTCACGCACGGCATATTTTCTGGTCCGGCCATCGCGCGCATCAACGACGCTCCCTTCGAGGCCGTGGTGGTCACCAACACCATCCCTCAGGAGGAGAAGATGAAGTCTTGCCCAAAGATACAG ATCATAGATATTGCCATGATCCTGGCTGAGGCGATCAGGAGAACCCACAATGGCGAGTCGGTGTCCTACCTCTTCAGCCACGTGCCCTTATAA